One Brachybacterium aquaticum genomic region harbors:
- a CDS encoding aspartate-alanine antiporter-like transporter translates to MLDVLASSPLLTVFLVVSLGSLLGSVRLGPVRFGAAGALFVGLAIGALDPRLGEGLGLVQSVGLALFVFTIGLAAGGSFFRDLRTQTPLLAGASVLLVLVGALTLTAGKVLGLDPGIVGGLFAGMLTTTPALAAATSALDGATAPAVGYAIAYPVGVLVAMMVLTVVARRPLPGTKDPEPLSAGGLLDITVHVEHPMRIKDIPGIAVTPGRSDGQVRMSYLLRDGAMRVAQPDDDLERGDLMVLVGIPDAVRTAAEALGHRSARHLADERSVVDHRRYVVSDPRIAGRTVAELRVPARLGGIITRIRRGDRDLLAMPDMTLRLGDRVRVVLPRERLKDARRLLGDSEKRVTEVDFGSAGLGVAIGVGLGLLTLPLPGGAALALGSAAGPLLVGLVLGRLERTGPLVWTIPAAANLTIRQLGLVLFLAAVGLSSGQAFASQAFTLTGLAVALTAAVVLLLGLAAFWALGRVLGLSAPRTAGAMAGFVGQPVLLSHVDSLVDDERTESGYSALYAMGIVVKIIVVQVIVAV, encoded by the coding sequence ATGCTCGACGTGCTCGCGTCCTCGCCCCTGCTGACCGTGTTCCTGGTGGTCTCGCTGGGCTCACTGCTGGGCTCGGTGAGGCTCGGACCGGTGCGCTTCGGCGCGGCCGGCGCCCTGTTCGTCGGTCTCGCGATCGGGGCGCTGGACCCGCGCCTCGGCGAGGGGCTGGGGCTCGTGCAGTCCGTGGGCCTGGCCCTGTTCGTGTTCACGATCGGTCTCGCGGCGGGCGGCTCCTTCTTCCGCGACCTGCGCACCCAGACCCCGCTGCTGGCCGGCGCCTCGGTGCTCCTGGTGCTCGTCGGGGCGCTGACGCTCACCGCCGGGAAGGTGCTGGGCCTGGATCCCGGGATCGTCGGGGGCCTCTTCGCGGGCATGCTCACCACCACCCCGGCACTGGCCGCAGCGACCTCCGCCCTGGACGGCGCGACCGCGCCGGCCGTCGGCTATGCGATCGCCTATCCCGTCGGCGTGCTGGTGGCGATGATGGTGCTGACCGTCGTGGCGCGGCGCCCTCTGCCCGGCACCAAGGACCCCGAGCCGCTCTCGGCCGGCGGACTGCTGGACATCACCGTCCACGTGGAGCATCCGATGCGGATCAAGGACATCCCCGGCATCGCCGTGACCCCGGGCCGCTCCGACGGCCAGGTGCGCATGTCCTACCTGCTGCGCGACGGCGCGATGCGCGTCGCACAGCCGGACGACGACCTCGAGCGCGGGGACCTCATGGTGCTGGTGGGGATCCCGGACGCGGTGCGCACCGCCGCCGAGGCCCTCGGCCACCGCTCTGCGCGTCACCTGGCCGACGAGCGCTCCGTCGTCGACCACCGCCGCTACGTGGTCTCCGACCCCCGCATCGCCGGACGCACCGTCGCCGAGCTGCGCGTCCCCGCCCGGCTCGGCGGGATCATCACCCGCATCCGCCGCGGCGACCGCGACCTGCTGGCGATGCCGGACATGACCCTCCGGCTCGGCGACCGGGTGCGGGTGGTCCTGCCCCGGGAGCGGCTCAAGGACGCCCGGCGCCTGCTCGGCGACTCGGAGAAGCGCGTCACCGAGGTCGACTTCGGCAGCGCGGGCCTCGGCGTCGCGATCGGCGTGGGCCTGGGGCTGTTGACCCTTCCGCTGCCGGGCGGGGCGGCGCTCGCCCTGGGCAGCGCCGCCGGGCCGCTGCTCGTGGGCCTGGTGCTGGGACGGCTAGAGCGCACCGGACCGCTGGTGTGGACCATCCCGGCGGCCGCGAACCTCACCATCCGCCAGCTGGGCCTGGTGCTCTTCCTCGCCGCCGTGGGCCTCTCCAGCGGTCAGGCCTTCGCCTCCCAGGCCTTCACCCTCACCGGTCTCGCGGTCGCCCTCACCGCCGCCGTCGTGCTGCTGCTGGGACTCGCGGCGTTCTGGGCGCTCGGGAGGGTGCTGGGGCTGTCCGCCCCGCGCACCGCCGGGGCGATGGCGGGCTTCGTGGGTCAGCCGGTGCTGCTCAGCCACGTCGACTCGCTCGTGGACGACGAGCGCACCGAGTCCGGCTACTCCGCGCTGTACGCGATGGGGATCGTCGTGAAGATCATCGTGGTGCAGGTGATCGTCGCGGTCTGA
- a CDS encoding glycoside hydrolase family 3 protein, protein MRRRHLLALAPAAALAACSADGTGDGPDGPSASDGGSSDGGASSGAGTPTGEATTTPETTPPPTAAEMLLEDLTPREIAGQLVLVGIQAGSEIPPEVITEDHAGGIFLLQVWESAEEVDRTVADAAAMSRPDLPPLVAVDQEGGQVRMLRGDAARRTASAEELGAEGLEAVAAAYTSIGEDLAARGIQVALSPVADVVDPDLGNANEPVGTLDRGFGTDPEAVGDCVAAAVEALGEQGIGATLKHFPGLGRVEQNTDFSAEGIEDDITGPDDPFLGAFRAGIEAGAQLVMMSSAIYPRIEPEVPAMFSAAAVQDLLRGSLGFEGLVVTDDIGAAKAVQDVPVAERATRLLAAGGDAVLTADPSLIAQLVDAIEEWAAASPEQEQRVRESAGRMLALKEQLGLLEG, encoded by the coding sequence ATGCGACGACGTCACCTGCTCGCCCTCGCCCCCGCGGCCGCCCTGGCCGCCTGCTCCGCCGACGGGACGGGAGACGGACCGGACGGTCCGTCCGCCTCGGACGGCGGGTCGAGCGACGGCGGCGCCAGCAGCGGCGCGGGCACGCCGACGGGCGAGGCCACCACCACCCCGGAGACCACCCCGCCGCCCACCGCGGCAGAGATGCTGCTCGAGGACCTCACCCCGCGCGAGATCGCCGGACAGCTGGTGCTGGTGGGCATCCAGGCCGGCTCCGAGATCCCGCCCGAGGTGATCACCGAGGACCACGCAGGAGGGATCTTCCTGCTGCAGGTGTGGGAGAGCGCGGAGGAGGTGGACCGCACGGTCGCCGACGCCGCCGCGATGTCCCGCCCCGACCTGCCGCCGCTGGTGGCCGTGGACCAGGAGGGCGGGCAGGTGCGGATGCTCCGCGGGGACGCCGCGCGCCGCACCGCCTCGGCGGAGGAGCTCGGCGCCGAGGGGCTCGAGGCCGTCGCCGCCGCCTACACGAGCATCGGCGAGGACCTCGCCGCGCGCGGCATCCAGGTCGCACTCTCCCCCGTCGCCGACGTCGTCGACCCCGACCTCGGCAATGCCAATGAGCCCGTGGGTACGCTCGACCGCGGCTTCGGCACCGACCCCGAGGCCGTCGGCGACTGCGTCGCCGCCGCCGTGGAGGCGCTCGGCGAGCAGGGCATCGGCGCGACGCTGAAGCACTTCCCGGGCCTGGGGCGCGTGGAGCAGAACACCGACTTCTCCGCCGAGGGGATCGAGGACGACATCACCGGCCCCGACGACCCCTTCCTCGGCGCCTTCCGCGCCGGGATCGAAGCCGGCGCGCAGCTGGTGATGATGTCCTCTGCGATCTACCCGCGGATCGAGCCGGAGGTGCCCGCGATGTTCTCCGCCGCCGCGGTGCAGGACCTGCTGCGCGGGTCGCTCGGCTTCGAGGGGCTCGTGGTCACCGACGACATCGGCGCCGCGAAGGCCGTGCAGGACGTCCCGGTCGCCGAGCGCGCCACCCGCCTGCTGGCCGCCGGCGGCGACGCGGTCCTCACCGCCGACCCCTCCCTCATCGCACAGCTCGTCGACGCGATCGAGGAGTGGGCGGCCGCATCCCCCGAGCAGGAGCAGCGGGTGCGGGAGTCCGCCGGGCGGATGCTCGCGCTGAAGGAGCAGCTGGGGCTGCTGGAGGGATGA
- a CDS encoding alpha/beta fold hydrolase encodes MSPAGRLAPWARPAEIIERATQDELLQIRNDLMTVYREVSADGPELFPLRYARATPRRPRRAKVPRGAVPVPAAKPEVPVLILPDGPARASVLPYDVLRRSLAARGVDVLMMEHRGVGFSRLDTTGRDLPARAMTLREVIGDVLAVLDHAGAERAALVGTGYGAYIAQAVAVLHPERVHSLVLDSPLSSSVDEQIAQRRLRELYWDGTEPTTSSTAKVLRRLAEEGRVDVSRAGPVVLAVHEHGGPDAVRDLVDLLAVGRGDLTWTSVRQVLNQGWLQSTPFVIEHDLVARILHTELGSGSHADGGPLDPLILTGEEARAVPPFAGEQLDLHALAPAITAPTLVVSGTHDLVSPPEISRDLAARIPGATLLEIPRAGHSMLDTRSRILQIAARWSACDMAQHLPAHADRLAALPASATDLALSRGLQLALAAERWSPWRLRLESARADRERATLERAQVDPRSHRGRRNGSGREDPV; translated from the coding sequence ATGAGCCCGGCCGGACGGCTCGCGCCCTGGGCGCGTCCGGCGGAGATCATCGAGCGCGCCACCCAGGACGAGCTGCTGCAGATCCGCAACGACCTGATGACGGTGTACCGTGAGGTCTCCGCCGACGGCCCCGAGCTGTTCCCGCTGCGCTACGCCCGGGCCACGCCCCGCCGACCCCGCCGCGCGAAGGTGCCCAGGGGCGCCGTGCCGGTCCCGGCGGCGAAGCCCGAGGTGCCGGTGCTGATCCTGCCCGACGGGCCCGCCCGCGCCTCCGTGCTGCCCTACGACGTGCTGCGCCGCAGCCTCGCCGCGCGCGGCGTGGACGTGCTCATGATGGAGCACCGCGGGGTGGGCTTCTCGCGCCTGGACACGACCGGGAGGGACCTCCCCGCCCGCGCCATGACCCTGCGCGAGGTCATCGGCGACGTGCTCGCGGTGCTAGACCATGCAGGCGCCGAGCGGGCGGCGCTCGTGGGCACCGGCTACGGCGCCTACATCGCCCAGGCCGTCGCCGTGCTGCACCCCGAGCGGGTGCACTCCCTCGTGCTGGACTCGCCGCTTAGCTCCTCGGTCGACGAGCAGATCGCACAGCGCCGACTGCGGGAGCTGTACTGGGACGGTACGGAGCCGACCACCTCCTCGACTGCGAAGGTGCTGCGCCGCCTCGCCGAGGAGGGCCGGGTGGACGTCTCCCGCGCGGGGCCCGTGGTCCTCGCCGTCCACGAGCACGGCGGCCCCGACGCGGTCCGCGACCTCGTGGACCTGCTGGCCGTCGGCCGCGGCGACCTCACCTGGACCAGCGTGCGCCAGGTCCTGAACCAGGGCTGGCTCCAGTCCACCCCCTTCGTGATCGAGCACGACCTGGTGGCGCGGATCCTGCACACCGAGCTCGGGTCCGGCAGCCACGCCGATGGCGGACCGCTCGACCCGCTGATCCTCACCGGGGAGGAGGCGCGCGCCGTGCCGCCCTTCGCCGGGGAGCAGCTGGACCTGCACGCCCTCGCCCCCGCGATCACCGCACCGACCCTCGTCGTCTCCGGCACGCACGACCTCGTCTCCCCGCCCGAGATCTCCCGGGACCTCGCCGCCCGCATCCCCGGCGCCACGCTGCTGGAGATCCCCAGGGCCGGGCACTCGATGCTCGACACCCGCAGCCGGATCCTCCAGATCGCCGCCCGGTGGAGCGCCTGCGACATGGCCCAGCACCTGCCCGCGCACGCCGACCGGCTCGCGGCGCTGCCCGCCTCGGCCACCGACCTCGCCCTCTCCCGCGGCCTGCAGCTCGCCCTCGCGGCCGAGCGCTGGTCGCCCTGGCGGCTGCGCCTGGAGAGCGCCCGCGCGGACCGCGAGCGCGCGACTCTCGAGCGCGCCCAGGTGGACCCCCGCTCCCACCGCGGCCGACGCAACGGCTCCGGCCGCGAGGACCCGGTGTGA
- a CDS encoding prolyl oligopeptidase family serine peptidase → MTSTPATSISGPQLPAPDGSTDPHLWLEEVTGEEQLDWVRARNARAEAELDAVTDPAGADAAGTDAPLAETLQREIREILDAKDRIPGVTKRGEFLYNFWTDAEHERGLWRRTTLASYRTDEPEWEILLDVDALNEAEGEDWVWHGARLLRPAGAADGEPYRHALIDLSHGGSDADVTREFDLETLSFVPAEDGGFVRPEAKGSLGWIDRDTVWVSTDFGEGTMTSSGYARQARIWHRGTPMSEAQLVHEVAESDMAVFAAHDSTPGWERDWVIEAHAFYDNTIHVVDRSEDPPLLTAVDVPRDLEANAHRDLGIFSPRSDWEVGESTYPAGSLVVGDFARFLDGEPDLHMLFEPTASTSLAGMTITRTAVVLTILEDVVHRLEVHTRDEQGQWVSRELYPELTGSIGVAAVDAEESDEVWVTVTGFIEPTTLLLGDLSEVAAGGEAGDLEVVKAAPARFDAEGLEVTQHFATSDDGTRIPYFEISQTEPVGESAGEGAGERSGEHDRAADGPAAPRPTLLYGYGGFEISLTPSYLGAIGKAWLERGGTYVLANIRGGGEYGPAWHQAALKENRHRAYEDFSSVAKDLVERGVTDRAHLAVRGGSNGGLLTGNMLTQYPELFGAVIIQVPLLDMKRYSHLLAGASWMAEYGDPDGEDWEFVRTFSPYHLLAEETAQDYPPTFVLTSTRDDRVHPGHARKFTAALESLGADVRYWENIEGGHGGAATNEQAARMNALLYTFLWDTIGSSAVEDGADGADGADGADEGRADGADAGEGEA, encoded by the coding sequence ATGACCAGCACCCCCGCGACCAGCATTTCCGGCCCGCAGCTGCCTGCCCCCGACGGCAGCACTGATCCCCACCTGTGGCTCGAGGAGGTCACCGGCGAGGAGCAGCTGGACTGGGTCCGCGCGCGCAACGCCCGCGCCGAGGCCGAGCTCGACGCCGTCACCGATCCCGCGGGCGCCGACGCCGCGGGCACCGATGCCCCGCTCGCCGAGACCCTGCAGCGCGAGATCCGCGAGATCCTCGACGCCAAGGACCGCATCCCCGGCGTCACCAAGCGCGGCGAGTTCCTCTACAACTTCTGGACCGACGCCGAGCACGAGCGCGGGCTGTGGCGCCGCACCACCCTCGCCTCCTACCGCACCGACGAGCCCGAGTGGGAGATCCTGCTGGACGTCGACGCGCTGAACGAGGCCGAGGGCGAGGACTGGGTGTGGCACGGCGCGCGCCTGCTGCGCCCGGCCGGCGCGGCCGACGGGGAGCCGTACCGCCACGCCCTGATCGACCTCTCCCACGGCGGCTCGGACGCGGACGTCACCCGCGAGTTCGACCTCGAGACCCTCTCCTTCGTCCCCGCGGAGGACGGAGGCTTCGTGCGCCCCGAGGCGAAGGGCTCGCTCGGCTGGATCGACCGCGACACCGTGTGGGTCTCCACCGACTTCGGCGAGGGCACCATGACCAGCTCCGGCTACGCCCGCCAGGCGCGGATCTGGCACCGCGGCACGCCGATGTCCGAGGCGCAGCTGGTCCACGAGGTCGCCGAGTCGGACATGGCCGTGTTCGCCGCCCACGACTCCACCCCCGGCTGGGAGCGGGACTGGGTCATCGAGGCCCACGCCTTCTACGACAACACGATCCATGTGGTCGACCGCTCCGAGGACCCGCCGCTCCTCACCGCCGTGGACGTGCCGCGCGACCTCGAGGCCAACGCCCACCGGGACCTGGGTATCTTCAGCCCCCGCAGCGACTGGGAGGTGGGGGAGTCGACCTACCCGGCGGGCTCCCTCGTGGTCGGCGACTTCGCCCGCTTCCTGGACGGCGAGCCGGACCTCCACATGCTCTTCGAGCCCACGGCGAGCACGTCGCTCGCGGGCATGACCATCACCCGCACGGCCGTGGTGCTCACGATCCTCGAGGACGTCGTGCACCGCCTCGAGGTGCACACCCGCGACGAGCAGGGCCAGTGGGTCAGCCGAGAGCTGTACCCCGAGCTCACCGGCTCGATCGGCGTCGCCGCGGTGGACGCCGAGGAGAGCGACGAGGTGTGGGTGACCGTCACCGGCTTCATCGAGCCGACCACCCTCCTTCTCGGGGACCTCTCCGAGGTCGCGGCCGGCGGCGAGGCCGGGGACCTCGAGGTGGTCAAGGCCGCCCCCGCGCGCTTCGATGCCGAGGGGCTCGAGGTCACCCAGCACTTCGCGACCAGCGACGACGGCACCCGCATCCCCTACTTCGAGATATCCCAGACGGAGCCGGTGGGGGAGAGCGCGGGTGAGGGGGCGGGGGAGAGGTCCGGCGAGCACGATCGTGCGGCCGACGGGCCCGCCGCGCCCCGCCCCACCCTGCTCTACGGCTACGGCGGCTTCGAGATCTCGCTGACCCCGTCCTATCTCGGCGCGATCGGGAAGGCCTGGCTCGAGCGGGGCGGCACCTACGTGCTCGCCAACATCCGCGGCGGCGGCGAGTACGGCCCGGCCTGGCATCAGGCGGCGCTGAAGGAGAACCGCCACCGCGCCTACGAGGACTTCTCCTCGGTCGCGAAGGACCTCGTCGAGCGCGGGGTCACCGACCGCGCGCACCTCGCCGTGCGCGGCGGCTCCAACGGCGGGCTCCTCACCGGCAACATGCTCACCCAGTACCCGGAGCTGTTCGGCGCGGTGATCATCCAGGTGCCGCTGCTGGACATGAAGCGCTACAGCCACCTCCTGGCGGGCGCCTCGTGGATGGCCGAGTACGGCGACCCCGACGGCGAGGACTGGGAGTTCGTGCGCACCTTCAGCCCGTACCACCTGCTCGCCGAGGAGACGGCGCAGGACTACCCGCCCACCTTCGTGCTCACCTCCACCCGCGACGACCGCGTCCACCCCGGCCACGCCCGCAAGTTCACCGCGGCCCTGGAGTCCCTCGGCGCTGACGTGCGCTACTGGGAGAACATCGAGGGCGGCCACGGCGGCGCCGCCACCAACGAGCAGGCCGCCCGCATGAACGCACTGCTGTACACGTTCCTGTGGGACACCATCGGCTCGTCGGCCGTCGAGGATGGGGCCGATGGGGCCGACGGGGCCGACGGGGCCGACGAGGGTCGGGCCGACGGGGCGGACGCGGGGGAGGGCGAGGCATGA
- a CDS encoding DUF2079 domain-containing protein produces MDPQADTPVTPARPDPEKGAADAAAAADTRRTVRARRWVPPTLALLATAAYGLLGHLQLRNLVAASWDLGIFTQLLRAYGELRAPIVSIKGDEVNLLGDHFHPLLALIAPVWWVWPDPEALLWTQAALFGLSAIPLTRLAIDRLGPGLGSVAGAAYVFSFGLQSAAAVQFHEIALAVPLLALALTALLRDRVLAAALWAAPLVLVKEDLGLTVAVLGLVIALRGREYRPVGAALAAWGAAWFVVATFVILPALNTAGQYDYTDNLGSPLDVVWPPVKWLTVLMLIVLAGVIGARSPLIWLMLPTLAWRFTGTVEFYWDWYWHYNAVLMPIALAAMLDALGDRRTGLATSLLRTDAPRPGRTVRRAAVALSAAVTLLLGPQLPLLDVVRPSSWELTWRAEPAEGALEAVPDGAVLAADITLLAQAVPDHDVQWLHGPNQRVPDCILSDWYAFSWNGMPPADPAVWAEERWAATYETVYDEGGFTVACRP; encoded by the coding sequence GTGGATCCCCAGGCCGACACCCCTGTGACGCCGGCGCGCCCCGACCCCGAGAAGGGCGCGGCCGACGCGGCTGCCGCAGCTGACACGCGCCGCACCGTGCGCGCCCGCCGCTGGGTCCCGCCCACCCTCGCCCTGCTCGCCACCGCCGCCTACGGGCTGCTCGGCCACCTCCAGCTGCGCAACCTCGTGGCCGCCTCCTGGGACCTGGGCATCTTCACCCAGCTGCTGCGCGCCTACGGCGAGCTGCGCGCCCCGATCGTGTCGATCAAGGGCGACGAGGTGAACCTCCTCGGCGACCACTTCCACCCGCTGCTGGCGCTGATCGCCCCGGTGTGGTGGGTGTGGCCCGACCCCGAGGCGCTGCTGTGGACGCAGGCGGCGCTGTTCGGGCTCTCCGCGATCCCGCTGACGCGACTGGCGATCGACCGGCTCGGCCCCGGGCTCGGCAGCGTCGCGGGCGCCGCGTACGTGTTCTCCTTCGGGCTGCAGTCCGCGGCGGCCGTGCAGTTCCATGAGATCGCGCTGGCCGTGCCGCTGCTGGCCCTCGCCCTCACCGCCCTGCTGCGGGACCGGGTGCTCGCCGCGGCGCTGTGGGCGGCGCCGCTGGTGCTGGTCAAGGAGGACCTGGGGCTGACGGTCGCGGTGCTGGGCCTGGTGATCGCGCTGCGCGGGCGGGAGTACCGCCCGGTCGGCGCCGCACTGGCCGCCTGGGGCGCGGCCTGGTTCGTGGTGGCGACCTTCGTGATCCTGCCGGCGCTGAACACCGCCGGGCAGTACGACTACACCGACAACCTCGGCTCCCCGCTGGACGTGGTGTGGCCGCCGGTGAAGTGGCTGACCGTGCTCATGCTGATCGTGCTCGCGGGCGTGATCGGCGCCCGCTCCCCGCTGATCTGGCTGATGCTGCCGACCCTCGCCTGGCGCTTCACCGGCACGGTCGAGTTCTACTGGGACTGGTACTGGCACTACAACGCGGTGCTCATGCCGATCGCGCTGGCAGCGATGCTCGACGCGCTCGGTGACCGTCGCACGGGCCTGGCGACCTCGCTGCTGCGCACGGACGCGCCGCGCCCGGGCCGGACGGTGCGCCGCGCGGCGGTGGCGCTGTCCGCCGCGGTGACGCTGCTGCTCGGCCCGCAGCTGCCGCTGCTGGACGTGGTACGGCCCTCGAGCTGGGAGCTGACCTGGCGGGCCGAGCCCGCAGAGGGCGCCCTCGAGGCGGTGCCGGACGGCGCGGTCCTCGCCGCGGACATCACCCTGCTCGCCCAGGCGGTCCCCGACCACGACGTGCAGTGGCTGCACGGCCCGAACCAGCGGGTGCCCGACTGCATCCTCTCGGACTGGTACGCCTTCTCCTGGAACGGCATGCCGCCGGCGGATCCTGCGGTCTGGGCCGAGGAGCGCTGGGCCGCGACCTACGAGACGGTGTACGACGAGGGCGGGTTCACGGTCGCCTGCCGGCCGTAG
- the thiD gene encoding bifunctional hydroxymethylpyrimidine kinase/phosphomethylpyrimidine kinase, producing MRPPLVLTIAGSESDGAAGVQADLKTFTALGSYGASAVTMVTSVSPRGVRSVHPLPREVVRSQIDAVAEDLLLDATKIGSLGSAAVVEEVAAAVRAHRDRFGVIVLDPVMVSADGTALISAEGAAAVGTSLLPLADVLSLNMAEAAQLLGRPLATSIDEMRDQALALQATGPDTVLITGGRLPGEDVVDLLVHPGGTDLLRAERITGRRVRGAGTTLSAAITAQVARIAEFDRVGELDEIGEAGTADDLVTIVASAREFVASATENAQDWRLTRGGDGYGPVNHLITLDKD from the coding sequence ATGCGCCCGCCCCTCGTCCTGACCATCGCCGGCTCGGAGTCCGACGGCGCCGCCGGCGTCCAGGCGGACCTGAAGACCTTCACGGCGCTGGGCTCCTACGGCGCCTCGGCGGTCACCATGGTCACCTCCGTCTCGCCCCGCGGTGTGCGCTCGGTGCATCCGCTGCCGCGCGAGGTGGTGCGCTCCCAGATCGACGCGGTCGCCGAGGACCTGCTGCTGGACGCCACCAAGATCGGCTCCCTCGGCAGCGCCGCGGTGGTCGAGGAGGTCGCCGCGGCTGTGCGTGCGCATCGCGACCGCTTCGGCGTGATCGTGCTGGACCCGGTGATGGTCAGCGCCGACGGTACCGCGCTGATCTCCGCCGAGGGCGCCGCCGCCGTCGGGACCTCGCTGCTGCCGCTGGCGGACGTGCTCAGCCTGAACATGGCCGAGGCCGCGCAGCTGCTGGGCCGGCCGCTCGCCACCTCCATCGACGAGATGCGCGACCAGGCCCTGGCGCTGCAGGCCACGGGCCCGGACACCGTGCTGATCACCGGCGGGCGCCTCCCCGGCGAGGACGTCGTGGACCTGCTCGTCCATCCCGGCGGCACCGACCTCCTGCGCGCCGAGCGCATCACCGGGAGGCGCGTCCGCGGAGCGGGCACCACCCTGTCCGCGGCGATCACGGCCCAGGTGGCGCGCATCGCCGAGTTCGACCGGGTCGGGGAGCTCGACGAGATCGGGGAGGCCGGGACGGCCGACGACTTGGTCACCATCGTCGCCTCGGCCCGCGAGTTCGTCGCCAGCGCCACCGAGAACGCCCAGGACTGGCGACTGACCCGCGGCGGCGACGGCTACGGACCGGTGAACCACCTCATCACGCTGGACAAGGACTGA
- the cls gene encoding cardiolipin synthase produces the protein MALWQWVLDNWVLVGTYLYAAVDVVLRLVSLILVPRNRRPGSALAWLLAIMALPIVGFPLYLILGKAQLPRRRRIKQRDVTALMHERAVDIPDSALDEDVPSWLQSAVRLNRELGAFPLTGNNSADLEIDYDTSIARIAADIRTARSEVHVLFYTMALDEITEDFFAALTEVADRGVKVRVLYDHWGSMSHGKWYRAMTRLLDAHRIEHYPMMPIKPFRDGAFQRPDLRNHRKLLIIDGQVGWMGSQNMIAAHYDKPSNIRRGLHWQETMVRLRGPVVSELNLLFATDWYYESDEQLDEKTLVTAPQDTSGSYECQVVPSGPGFVLENNLLLFNQLFYNATRSIRAVSPYFVPDESMLSALITAARRGVEVELFVSEIGDQFLVFHAQRSYYSALLEAGVRIWLYRAPTILHAKHVTIDDSVTVIGSSNMDIRSFILDMESSLMVGGTDFMEKMEEVEDVYRSRSRELTLEEWEQRPRIMQAIDNLCRLASSVV, from the coding sequence ATGGCGCTGTGGCAGTGGGTGCTGGACAACTGGGTCCTGGTGGGCACCTACCTGTACGCGGCCGTCGACGTGGTGCTTCGCCTGGTCAGCTTGATCCTGGTGCCGCGCAACCGCCGCCCCGGCTCCGCGCTGGCATGGCTGCTGGCCATCATGGCCCTGCCCATCGTCGGCTTCCCCCTGTACCTGATCCTCGGCAAGGCGCAGCTGCCGCGCCGGCGCCGGATCAAGCAGCGGGACGTCACCGCCCTCATGCACGAGCGGGCCGTGGACATCCCCGACAGCGCGCTCGACGAGGACGTGCCCAGCTGGCTGCAGTCCGCGGTGCGGCTGAACCGGGAGCTGGGCGCGTTCCCGCTGACGGGCAACAACTCCGCGGACCTCGAGATCGACTACGACACCTCGATCGCGCGCATAGCCGCGGACATCCGCACGGCCCGCAGCGAGGTCCACGTCCTCTTCTACACGATGGCCCTCGACGAGATCACCGAGGACTTCTTCGCCGCCCTCACCGAGGTCGCGGACCGCGGGGTCAAGGTCCGCGTGCTCTACGACCACTGGGGCTCGATGAGCCACGGCAAGTGGTACCGGGCGATGACGCGCCTGCTGGACGCGCACCGCATCGAGCACTACCCGATGATGCCGATCAAGCCCTTCCGCGACGGCGCCTTCCAGCGCCCGGACCTGCGCAACCACCGCAAGCTGCTGATCATCGACGGTCAGGTGGGCTGGATGGGCAGCCAGAACATGATCGCCGCCCACTACGACAAGCCCTCGAACATCCGCCGCGGCCTGCACTGGCAGGAGACGATGGTGCGCCTGCGCGGCCCGGTCGTCTCCGAGCTGAACCTGCTGTTCGCCACCGACTGGTACTACGAGTCCGACGAGCAGCTGGACGAGAAGACGCTCGTGACCGCGCCGCAGGACACCTCCGGCAGCTACGAGTGCCAGGTCGTGCCCAGCGGTCCGGGCTTCGTCCTCGAGAACAACCTGCTGCTGTTCAACCAGCTGTTCTACAACGCCACCCGCAGCATCCGCGCCGTCAGCCCCTACTTCGTGCCCGACGAGTCGATGCTCTCGGCACTCATCACCGCCGCCCGGCGCGGTGTCGAGGTGGAGCTGTTCGTCTCCGAGATCGGCGACCAGTTCCTCGTCTTCCACGCCCAGCGCTCCTACTACTCCGCGCTGCTCGAGGCCGGGGTGCGGATCTGGCTCTACCGGGCCCCGACGATCCTGCACGCCAAGCACGTCACCATCGACGACTCCGTGACGGTGATCGGCTCGTCCAACATGGACATCCGCTCGTTCATCCTGGACATGGAGAGCTCGCTGATGGTGGGCGGCACGGACTTCATGGAGAAGATGGAGGAGGTCGAGGACGTCTACCGCTCCCGCAGCCGCGAGCTCACCCTCGAGGAGTGGGAGCAGCGCCCCCGGATCATGCAGGCGATCGACAACCTCTGCCGCCTCGCGTCCTCGGTGGTCTGA